The following coding sequences are from one Delphinus delphis chromosome 17, mDelDel1.2, whole genome shotgun sequence window:
- the PLEKHF2 gene encoding pleckstrin homology domain-containing family F member 2: MVDRLANSEANTRRINIVENCFGAAGQPLTIPGRVLIGEGVLTKLCRKKPKARQFFLFNDILVYGNIVIQKKKYNKQHIIPLENVTIDSIKDEGDLRNGWLIKTPTKSFAVYAATATEKSEWMNHINKCVTDLLSKSGKTPSNEHAAVWVPDSEATVCMRCQKAKFTPVNRRHHCRKCGFVVCGPCSEKRFLLPSQSSKPVRICDFCYDLLSTGDMATCQPTRSDSYSQSLKSTLNDVSDDDDDDDSSD; this comes from the coding sequence ATGGTGGATCGCTTGGCAAACAGTGAAGCAAATACTAGACGTATAAATATAGTAGAAAACTGTTTTGGAGCAGCTGGTCAACCCTTAACTATACCTGGACGGGTTCTTATTGGAGAAGGAGTATTGACTAAGTTGTGCAGAAAAAAGCCTAAAGCAAGgcagtttttcttatttaatgaTATTCTTGTATATGGCAATATTGTCatccagaagaaaaaatataacaaacaacATATTATTCCCCTGGAAAATGTCACAATTGATTCTATCAAAGATGAGGGAGACTTGAGGAATGGATGGCTGATCAAGACACCAACTAAATCGTTTGCAGTTTATGCTGCCACTGCCACTGAGAAATCAGAATGGATGAATCACATAAATAAATGTGTTACTGATTTACTCTCCAAAAGTGGGAAGACACCCAGTAATGAACATGCTGCTGTCTGGGTTCCTGACTCTGAGGCAACTGTATGTATGCGTTGTCAGAAAGCAAAATTCACACCTGTTAATCGTCGTCACCACTGCCGCAAGTGTGGTTTTGTTGTCTGTGGGCCCTGCTCTGAAAAGAGATTTCTTCTTCCCAGCCAGTCCTCTAAGCCTGTGAGGATTTGTGACTTCTGCTATGACTTGCTTTCTACTGGGGACATGGCCACGTGCCAGCCTACTAGATCGGACTCTTATAGTCAGTCATTGAAGTCTACTTTAAATGATGTATCTgacgatgatgacgatgatgatagCAGTGACTAA